A window from Peromyscus eremicus chromosome 1, PerEre_H2_v1, whole genome shotgun sequence encodes these proteins:
- the Kat5 gene encoding histone acetyltransferase KAT5 isoform X3, with amino-acid sequence MAEVGEIIEGCRLPVLRRNQDNEDEWPLAEILSVKDISGRKLFYVHYIDFNKRLDEWVTHERLDLKKIQFPKKEAKTPTKNGLPGSRPGSPEREVPASAQASGKTLPIPVQITLRFNLPKEREAIPGGEPDQPLSSSSCLQPNHRSTKRKVEVVSPATPVPSETAPASVFPQNGSARRAVAAQPGRKRKSNCLGTDEDSQDSSDGIPSAPRMTGSLVSDRSHDDIVTRMKNIECIELGRHRLKPWYFSPYPQELTTLPVLYLCEFCLKYGRSLKCLQRHLTKCDLRHPPGNEIYRKGTISFFEIDGRKNKSYSQNLCLLAKCFLDHKTLYYDTDPFLFYVMTEYDCKGFHIVGYFSKEKESTEDYNVACILTLPPYQRRGYGKLLIEFSYELSKVEGKTGTPEKPLSDLGLLSYRSYWSQTILEILMGLKSESGERPQITINEISEITSIKKEDVISTLQYLNLINYYKGQYILTLSEDIVDGHERAMLKRLLRIDSKCLHFTPKDWSKRGKW; translated from the exons atggcGGAGGTG GGGGAGATAATCGAGGGCTGCCGCCTGCCCGTGCTGCGGCGCAACCAGGACAACGAAGATGAGTGGC CCCTGGCTGAGATCCTGAGCGTGAAGGACATCAGTGGCCGGAAGCTTTTCTATGTCCATTACATTGATT TCAACAAACGTCTGGATGAATGGGTGACTCACGAGCGGCTGGACTTAAAGAAGATCCAGTTCCCCAAGAAAGAGGCCAAGACCCCTACCAAGAACGGACTTCCTGGGTCCCGCCCCGGCTCTCCCGAAAGAGAGGTG CCGGCCTCCGCCCAGGCCAGCGGGAAGACCTTGCCAATCCCGGTCCAGATCACACTCCGCTTCAACCTGCCCAAGGAGCGGGAGGCCATTCCCGGTGGCGAGCCCGACCAGCCGctctcctccagctcctgcctgcaACCCAACCACCGCTCAACG AAACGGAAGGTGGAGGTGGTTTCACCAGCAACTCCAGTGCCCAGCGAGACAGCCCCAGCCTCAGTTTTCCCCCAG AATGGGTCAGCCCGTAGGGCAGTGGCAGCACAGCCAGGCCGGAAGAGGAAATCTAATTGCTTGGGCACTGATGAG GACTCTCAGGACAGCTCAGATGGAATACCATCAGCGCCACGAATGACTGGCAGCTTGGTGTCTGACCGGAGTCACGACGACATTGTCACCCGGATGAAGAACATCGAGTGTATTGAGCTTGGCCGGCATCGCCTCAAGCCGTGGTACTTCTCCCCGTACCCACAGGAGCTCACCACACTACCTGTCCTCTACCTGTGCGAATTTTGCCTCAAATATGGCCGTAGCCTCAAGTGTCTGCAGCGCCACTTG ACCAAATGTGACCTCCGGCACCCTCCAGGCAATGAAATTTACCGCAAGGGCACCATCTCCTTTTTTGAGATTGATGGACGGAAAAACAAG AGTTACTCACAAAACCTGTGTCTTCTGGCCAAGTGCTTCCTCGACCACAAGACACTGTACTATGACACAGACCCCTTCCTCTTCTACGTGATGACGGAGTATGACTGCAAGGGCTTCCACATTGTGGGCTACTTCTCCAAG GAAAAAGAATCTACAGAAGATTACAATGTGGCCTGtatcctgactctgcctccctatCAGCGCCGGGGCTATGGCAAGCTGCTTATTGAGTTCA GCTATGAACTCTCTAAAGTAGAAGGGAAGACGGGGACTCCTGAGAAGCCCCTGTCAGATCTTGGCCTCCTATCCTATCGAAGTTATTGGTCCCAAACCATCTTGGAGATCCTGATGGGACTGAAGTCAGAGAGCGGGGAGAGGCCACAGATTACCATCAA TGAGATCAGTGAAATCACCAGTATCAAGAAAGAAGATGTCATCTCCACGCTGCAGTATCTCAATCTCATCAATTACTACAAG GGCCAGTACATCCTCACTCTGTCAGAGGACATCGTGGATGGGCATGAGCGGGCTATGCTCAAGCGGCTCCTTCGGATTGACTCCAAGTGTCTGCACTTCACTCCCAAAGACTGGAGCAAGAGAGGGAAGTGGTGA
- the Kat5 gene encoding histone acetyltransferase KAT5 isoform X4 yields MAEVVSPVPGAGRREPGEVGRARGPPVADPGAALSPQGEIIEGCRLPVLRRNQDNEDEWPLAEILSVKDISGRKLFYVHYIDFNKRLDEWVTHERLDLKKIQFPKKEAKTPTKNGLPGSRPGSPEREVKRKVEVVSPATPVPSETAPASVFPQNGSARRAVAAQPGRKRKSNCLGTDEDSQDSSDGIPSAPRMTGSLVSDRSHDDIVTRMKNIECIELGRHRLKPWYFSPYPQELTTLPVLYLCEFCLKYGRSLKCLQRHLTKCDLRHPPGNEIYRKGTISFFEIDGRKNKSYSQNLCLLAKCFLDHKTLYYDTDPFLFYVMTEYDCKGFHIVGYFSKEKESTEDYNVACILTLPPYQRRGYGKLLIEFSYELSKVEGKTGTPEKPLSDLGLLSYRSYWSQTILEILMGLKSESGERPQITINEISEITSIKKEDVISTLQYLNLINYYKGQYILTLSEDIVDGHERAMLKRLLRIDSKCLHFTPKDWSKRGKW; encoded by the exons atggcGGAGGTGGTGAGTCCGGTGCCCGGGGCGGGGCGGAGGGAGCCAGGGGAGGTGGGTAGAGCCCGAGGCCCCCCAGTAGCCGACCCTGGCGCCGCGCTGTCTCCCCAGGGGGAGATAATCGAGGGCTGCCGCCTGCCCGTGCTGCGGCGCAACCAGGACAACGAAGATGAGTGGC CCCTGGCTGAGATCCTGAGCGTGAAGGACATCAGTGGCCGGAAGCTTTTCTATGTCCATTACATTGATT TCAACAAACGTCTGGATGAATGGGTGACTCACGAGCGGCTGGACTTAAAGAAGATCCAGTTCCCCAAGAAAGAGGCCAAGACCCCTACCAAGAACGGACTTCCTGGGTCCCGCCCCGGCTCTCCCGAAAGAGAGGTG AAACGGAAGGTGGAGGTGGTTTCACCAGCAACTCCAGTGCCCAGCGAGACAGCCCCAGCCTCAGTTTTCCCCCAG AATGGGTCAGCCCGTAGGGCAGTGGCAGCACAGCCAGGCCGGAAGAGGAAATCTAATTGCTTGGGCACTGATGAG GACTCTCAGGACAGCTCAGATGGAATACCATCAGCGCCACGAATGACTGGCAGCTTGGTGTCTGACCGGAGTCACGACGACATTGTCACCCGGATGAAGAACATCGAGTGTATTGAGCTTGGCCGGCATCGCCTCAAGCCGTGGTACTTCTCCCCGTACCCACAGGAGCTCACCACACTACCTGTCCTCTACCTGTGCGAATTTTGCCTCAAATATGGCCGTAGCCTCAAGTGTCTGCAGCGCCACTTG ACCAAATGTGACCTCCGGCACCCTCCAGGCAATGAAATTTACCGCAAGGGCACCATCTCCTTTTTTGAGATTGATGGACGGAAAAACAAG AGTTACTCACAAAACCTGTGTCTTCTGGCCAAGTGCTTCCTCGACCACAAGACACTGTACTATGACACAGACCCCTTCCTCTTCTACGTGATGACGGAGTATGACTGCAAGGGCTTCCACATTGTGGGCTACTTCTCCAAG GAAAAAGAATCTACAGAAGATTACAATGTGGCCTGtatcctgactctgcctccctatCAGCGCCGGGGCTATGGCAAGCTGCTTATTGAGTTCA GCTATGAACTCTCTAAAGTAGAAGGGAAGACGGGGACTCCTGAGAAGCCCCTGTCAGATCTTGGCCTCCTATCCTATCGAAGTTATTGGTCCCAAACCATCTTGGAGATCCTGATGGGACTGAAGTCAGAGAGCGGGGAGAGGCCACAGATTACCATCAA TGAGATCAGTGAAATCACCAGTATCAAGAAAGAAGATGTCATCTCCACGCTGCAGTATCTCAATCTCATCAATTACTACAAG GGCCAGTACATCCTCACTCTGTCAGAGGACATCGTGGATGGGCATGAGCGGGCTATGCTCAAGCGGCTCCTTCGGATTGACTCCAAGTGTCTGCACTTCACTCCCAAAGACTGGAGCAAGAGAGGGAAGTGGTGA
- the Kat5 gene encoding histone acetyltransferase KAT5 isoform X2, with product MAEVGEIIEGCRLPVLRRNQDNEDEWPLAEILSVKDISGRKLFYVHYIDFNKRLDEWVTHERLDLKKIQFPKKEAKTPTKNGLPGSRPGSPEREVRKTLDLSLQPASAQASGKTLPIPVQITLRFNLPKEREAIPGGEPDQPLSSSSCLQPNHRSTKRKVEVVSPATPVPSETAPASVFPQNGSARRAVAAQPGRKRKSNCLGTDEDSQDSSDGIPSAPRMTGSLVSDRSHDDIVTRMKNIECIELGRHRLKPWYFSPYPQELTTLPVLYLCEFCLKYGRSLKCLQRHLTKCDLRHPPGNEIYRKGTISFFEIDGRKNKSYSQNLCLLAKCFLDHKTLYYDTDPFLFYVMTEYDCKGFHIVGYFSKEKESTEDYNVACILTLPPYQRRGYGKLLIEFSYELSKVEGKTGTPEKPLSDLGLLSYRSYWSQTILEILMGLKSESGERPQITINEISEITSIKKEDVISTLQYLNLINYYKGQYILTLSEDIVDGHERAMLKRLLRIDSKCLHFTPKDWSKRGKW from the exons atggcGGAGGTG GGGGAGATAATCGAGGGCTGCCGCCTGCCCGTGCTGCGGCGCAACCAGGACAACGAAGATGAGTGGC CCCTGGCTGAGATCCTGAGCGTGAAGGACATCAGTGGCCGGAAGCTTTTCTATGTCCATTACATTGATT TCAACAAACGTCTGGATGAATGGGTGACTCACGAGCGGCTGGACTTAAAGAAGATCCAGTTCCCCAAGAAAGAGGCCAAGACCCCTACCAAGAACGGACTTCCTGGGTCCCGCCCCGGCTCTCCCGAAAGAGAGGTG AGGAAGACTCTGGACCTATCTCTACAGCCGGCCTCCGCCCAGGCCAGCGGGAAGACCTTGCCAATCCCGGTCCAGATCACACTCCGCTTCAACCTGCCCAAGGAGCGGGAGGCCATTCCCGGTGGCGAGCCCGACCAGCCGctctcctccagctcctgcctgcaACCCAACCACCGCTCAACG AAACGGAAGGTGGAGGTGGTTTCACCAGCAACTCCAGTGCCCAGCGAGACAGCCCCAGCCTCAGTTTTCCCCCAG AATGGGTCAGCCCGTAGGGCAGTGGCAGCACAGCCAGGCCGGAAGAGGAAATCTAATTGCTTGGGCACTGATGAG GACTCTCAGGACAGCTCAGATGGAATACCATCAGCGCCACGAATGACTGGCAGCTTGGTGTCTGACCGGAGTCACGACGACATTGTCACCCGGATGAAGAACATCGAGTGTATTGAGCTTGGCCGGCATCGCCTCAAGCCGTGGTACTTCTCCCCGTACCCACAGGAGCTCACCACACTACCTGTCCTCTACCTGTGCGAATTTTGCCTCAAATATGGCCGTAGCCTCAAGTGTCTGCAGCGCCACTTG ACCAAATGTGACCTCCGGCACCCTCCAGGCAATGAAATTTACCGCAAGGGCACCATCTCCTTTTTTGAGATTGATGGACGGAAAAACAAG AGTTACTCACAAAACCTGTGTCTTCTGGCCAAGTGCTTCCTCGACCACAAGACACTGTACTATGACACAGACCCCTTCCTCTTCTACGTGATGACGGAGTATGACTGCAAGGGCTTCCACATTGTGGGCTACTTCTCCAAG GAAAAAGAATCTACAGAAGATTACAATGTGGCCTGtatcctgactctgcctccctatCAGCGCCGGGGCTATGGCAAGCTGCTTATTGAGTTCA GCTATGAACTCTCTAAAGTAGAAGGGAAGACGGGGACTCCTGAGAAGCCCCTGTCAGATCTTGGCCTCCTATCCTATCGAAGTTATTGGTCCCAAACCATCTTGGAGATCCTGATGGGACTGAAGTCAGAGAGCGGGGAGAGGCCACAGATTACCATCAA TGAGATCAGTGAAATCACCAGTATCAAGAAAGAAGATGTCATCTCCACGCTGCAGTATCTCAATCTCATCAATTACTACAAG GGCCAGTACATCCTCACTCTGTCAGAGGACATCGTGGATGGGCATGAGCGGGCTATGCTCAAGCGGCTCCTTCGGATTGACTCCAAGTGTCTGCACTTCACTCCCAAAGACTGGAGCAAGAGAGGGAAGTGGTGA
- the Kat5 gene encoding histone acetyltransferase KAT5 isoform X1, with product MAEVVSPVPGAGRREPGEVGRARGPPVADPGAALSPQGEIIEGCRLPVLRRNQDNEDEWPLAEILSVKDISGRKLFYVHYIDFNKRLDEWVTHERLDLKKIQFPKKEAKTPTKNGLPGSRPGSPEREVPASAQASGKTLPIPVQITLRFNLPKEREAIPGGEPDQPLSSSSCLQPNHRSTKRKVEVVSPATPVPSETAPASVFPQNGSARRAVAAQPGRKRKSNCLGTDEDSQDSSDGIPSAPRMTGSLVSDRSHDDIVTRMKNIECIELGRHRLKPWYFSPYPQELTTLPVLYLCEFCLKYGRSLKCLQRHLTKCDLRHPPGNEIYRKGTISFFEIDGRKNKSYSQNLCLLAKCFLDHKTLYYDTDPFLFYVMTEYDCKGFHIVGYFSKEKESTEDYNVACILTLPPYQRRGYGKLLIEFSYELSKVEGKTGTPEKPLSDLGLLSYRSYWSQTILEILMGLKSESGERPQITINEISEITSIKKEDVISTLQYLNLINYYKGQYILTLSEDIVDGHERAMLKRLLRIDSKCLHFTPKDWSKRGKW from the exons atggcGGAGGTGGTGAGTCCGGTGCCCGGGGCGGGGCGGAGGGAGCCAGGGGAGGTGGGTAGAGCCCGAGGCCCCCCAGTAGCCGACCCTGGCGCCGCGCTGTCTCCCCAGGGGGAGATAATCGAGGGCTGCCGCCTGCCCGTGCTGCGGCGCAACCAGGACAACGAAGATGAGTGGC CCCTGGCTGAGATCCTGAGCGTGAAGGACATCAGTGGCCGGAAGCTTTTCTATGTCCATTACATTGATT TCAACAAACGTCTGGATGAATGGGTGACTCACGAGCGGCTGGACTTAAAGAAGATCCAGTTCCCCAAGAAAGAGGCCAAGACCCCTACCAAGAACGGACTTCCTGGGTCCCGCCCCGGCTCTCCCGAAAGAGAGGTG CCGGCCTCCGCCCAGGCCAGCGGGAAGACCTTGCCAATCCCGGTCCAGATCACACTCCGCTTCAACCTGCCCAAGGAGCGGGAGGCCATTCCCGGTGGCGAGCCCGACCAGCCGctctcctccagctcctgcctgcaACCCAACCACCGCTCAACG AAACGGAAGGTGGAGGTGGTTTCACCAGCAACTCCAGTGCCCAGCGAGACAGCCCCAGCCTCAGTTTTCCCCCAG AATGGGTCAGCCCGTAGGGCAGTGGCAGCACAGCCAGGCCGGAAGAGGAAATCTAATTGCTTGGGCACTGATGAG GACTCTCAGGACAGCTCAGATGGAATACCATCAGCGCCACGAATGACTGGCAGCTTGGTGTCTGACCGGAGTCACGACGACATTGTCACCCGGATGAAGAACATCGAGTGTATTGAGCTTGGCCGGCATCGCCTCAAGCCGTGGTACTTCTCCCCGTACCCACAGGAGCTCACCACACTACCTGTCCTCTACCTGTGCGAATTTTGCCTCAAATATGGCCGTAGCCTCAAGTGTCTGCAGCGCCACTTG ACCAAATGTGACCTCCGGCACCCTCCAGGCAATGAAATTTACCGCAAGGGCACCATCTCCTTTTTTGAGATTGATGGACGGAAAAACAAG AGTTACTCACAAAACCTGTGTCTTCTGGCCAAGTGCTTCCTCGACCACAAGACACTGTACTATGACACAGACCCCTTCCTCTTCTACGTGATGACGGAGTATGACTGCAAGGGCTTCCACATTGTGGGCTACTTCTCCAAG GAAAAAGAATCTACAGAAGATTACAATGTGGCCTGtatcctgactctgcctccctatCAGCGCCGGGGCTATGGCAAGCTGCTTATTGAGTTCA GCTATGAACTCTCTAAAGTAGAAGGGAAGACGGGGACTCCTGAGAAGCCCCTGTCAGATCTTGGCCTCCTATCCTATCGAAGTTATTGGTCCCAAACCATCTTGGAGATCCTGATGGGACTGAAGTCAGAGAGCGGGGAGAGGCCACAGATTACCATCAA TGAGATCAGTGAAATCACCAGTATCAAGAAAGAAGATGTCATCTCCACGCTGCAGTATCTCAATCTCATCAATTACTACAAG GGCCAGTACATCCTCACTCTGTCAGAGGACATCGTGGATGGGCATGAGCGGGCTATGCTCAAGCGGCTCCTTCGGATTGACTCCAAGTGTCTGCACTTCACTCCCAAAGACTGGAGCAAGAGAGGGAAGTGGTGA
- the Kat5 gene encoding histone acetyltransferase KAT5 isoform X5, with product MAEVGEIIEGCRLPVLRRNQDNEDEWPLAEILSVKDISGRKLFYVHYIDFNKRLDEWVTHERLDLKKIQFPKKEAKTPTKNGLPGSRPGSPEREVKRKVEVVSPATPVPSETAPASVFPQNGSARRAVAAQPGRKRKSNCLGTDEDSQDSSDGIPSAPRMTGSLVSDRSHDDIVTRMKNIECIELGRHRLKPWYFSPYPQELTTLPVLYLCEFCLKYGRSLKCLQRHLTKCDLRHPPGNEIYRKGTISFFEIDGRKNKSYSQNLCLLAKCFLDHKTLYYDTDPFLFYVMTEYDCKGFHIVGYFSKEKESTEDYNVACILTLPPYQRRGYGKLLIEFSYELSKVEGKTGTPEKPLSDLGLLSYRSYWSQTILEILMGLKSESGERPQITINEISEITSIKKEDVISTLQYLNLINYYKGQYILTLSEDIVDGHERAMLKRLLRIDSKCLHFTPKDWSKRGKW from the exons atggcGGAGGTG GGGGAGATAATCGAGGGCTGCCGCCTGCCCGTGCTGCGGCGCAACCAGGACAACGAAGATGAGTGGC CCCTGGCTGAGATCCTGAGCGTGAAGGACATCAGTGGCCGGAAGCTTTTCTATGTCCATTACATTGATT TCAACAAACGTCTGGATGAATGGGTGACTCACGAGCGGCTGGACTTAAAGAAGATCCAGTTCCCCAAGAAAGAGGCCAAGACCCCTACCAAGAACGGACTTCCTGGGTCCCGCCCCGGCTCTCCCGAAAGAGAGGTG AAACGGAAGGTGGAGGTGGTTTCACCAGCAACTCCAGTGCCCAGCGAGACAGCCCCAGCCTCAGTTTTCCCCCAG AATGGGTCAGCCCGTAGGGCAGTGGCAGCACAGCCAGGCCGGAAGAGGAAATCTAATTGCTTGGGCACTGATGAG GACTCTCAGGACAGCTCAGATGGAATACCATCAGCGCCACGAATGACTGGCAGCTTGGTGTCTGACCGGAGTCACGACGACATTGTCACCCGGATGAAGAACATCGAGTGTATTGAGCTTGGCCGGCATCGCCTCAAGCCGTGGTACTTCTCCCCGTACCCACAGGAGCTCACCACACTACCTGTCCTCTACCTGTGCGAATTTTGCCTCAAATATGGCCGTAGCCTCAAGTGTCTGCAGCGCCACTTG ACCAAATGTGACCTCCGGCACCCTCCAGGCAATGAAATTTACCGCAAGGGCACCATCTCCTTTTTTGAGATTGATGGACGGAAAAACAAG AGTTACTCACAAAACCTGTGTCTTCTGGCCAAGTGCTTCCTCGACCACAAGACACTGTACTATGACACAGACCCCTTCCTCTTCTACGTGATGACGGAGTATGACTGCAAGGGCTTCCACATTGTGGGCTACTTCTCCAAG GAAAAAGAATCTACAGAAGATTACAATGTGGCCTGtatcctgactctgcctccctatCAGCGCCGGGGCTATGGCAAGCTGCTTATTGAGTTCA GCTATGAACTCTCTAAAGTAGAAGGGAAGACGGGGACTCCTGAGAAGCCCCTGTCAGATCTTGGCCTCCTATCCTATCGAAGTTATTGGTCCCAAACCATCTTGGAGATCCTGATGGGACTGAAGTCAGAGAGCGGGGAGAGGCCACAGATTACCATCAA TGAGATCAGTGAAATCACCAGTATCAAGAAAGAAGATGTCATCTCCACGCTGCAGTATCTCAATCTCATCAATTACTACAAG GGCCAGTACATCCTCACTCTGTCAGAGGACATCGTGGATGGGCATGAGCGGGCTATGCTCAAGCGGCTCCTTCGGATTGACTCCAAGTGTCTGCACTTCACTCCCAAAGACTGGAGCAAGAGAGGGAAGTGGTGA
- the Rnaseh2c gene encoding ribonuclease H2 subunit C — MESPEETAGGKQRVHLRPGSLHDAEPATLHLLPCEVLVSRPAPVERFFTPAVRRGADGLQVSFRGRSLRGEEVAVPPGFSGFVMVTEEMGEGLIEKLNFSGDAEDKTDEAQAPLERDFDRFIGATGSFSHFTLWGLETVPGPDAKVHRALGWPSLAAAIHAQVPED; from the exons ATGGAGAGCCCAGAGGAAACGGCGGGCGGTAAACAGCGCGTCCACTTGCGCCCTGGCTCGCTGCATGACGCCGAGCCGGCCACGCTGCACCTCCTGCCCTGCGAGGTTCTGGTGAGCCGGCCCGCTCCGGTGGAACGCTTCTTCACTCCCGCGGTGCGCCGCGGTGCAGACG GGCTGCAGGTGTCGTTTCGGGGTCGCAGCCTGCGGGGCGAGGAGGTAGCTGTGCCGCCCGGTTTTTCGGGATTCGTGATGGTGacggaggagatgggagaggggctGATAGAGAAGCTGAACTTCTCGGGGGACGCGGAAGACAAAACGGACGAGGCGCAGGCACCGCTGGAGCGCGATTTC GACCGCTTTATCGGAGCCACCGGCAGTTTTAGCCACTTCACCCTGTGGGGTCTTGAAACGGTCCCTGGCCCGGATGCCAAAGTGCACAGGGCCCTAGGTTGGCCCAGCCTCGCTGCAGCG ATTCACGCACAGGTGCCTGAGGACTGA